The genomic interval tacagattAAACCAGTTGATGTCAGAGATAATGAACAAAAGTGGAAGTTTAGAAAACACAAATAATGAGATTACAAACACAAAACTAGctgccaagtttgactcaaaagTGAAACAAGGCTGGATTGAAATTTGTGAGGACCTTGAAGGGGACTTTTCGGAAATAGAGCTCTTAACAATTATGTCCAGAGTTTGCGAGGTGAGAAGTTCAAAATTAATTTGGAAATTCCGTTGAGTATCATGAAGGTATGGTTCGTCGGATTACAATTATTTGTTCTCCGAAAGGTGTACACAAATGTCGTAAGAGTTATTTAAATTCTTTAACTCGATCGTGCATAccgtttagtttaaacatattgtatttaacgAACAATCATGGTTTACATGTGCATAGGATATACAATAACAACCGAATCACATTGCAGTGTTCTTCTCCATACGCAGTAATTGCAAGCTAGTGTGTAACATGTCTTTAGGTAGCagacatttattttaacaatgcaatacatgtatatcaaaaatagtaaaacaatttagttaaatgtatgttaaatagaAAGAAAGAGTGGGTTAATCAAGGTTGATGAGATGGATGTGAAAACACATCAGACAGAAAAAAAGACAAAgcgaaactgtttaaaaaaacaatacaaggAAGTTGTTTTCCTTGACAGACAACTAGGTATCAAAACGTTCActgcattttatgtacaaatgaaCTGCATCGAAGATaagcgtttttttttctaaattaagaCTTTCATCGCCACACAACTAAGTGTGTATGGTCGGAGAGGTATAATGAGCAATTCTACTGAAAAGAACTTCTATTTGGTGTGTAAATCGTTGACATTCTAAACAATAATGAGAAAATGTTTCCATTGCACCACAATCGCATACAGATGAAAgaacaatattgcatttaaatagaTGTTGATTAAAAGAATTACACTCAGTTTTGAGTCTTGAGTGAAGCATTTGTCGGCCCCTTTCGccataataatataatacatttggtTTCGAAACATTTATATTTGGAATATGCATACAAGACGTAAGATAATCAGCATGCTTTCTAGAATCTAGAGGAAGTTTGTCGAATTCCGTAATGGTTGATAGTACAAATGAATTAGAGTATGTTGTTGTGCGGGTCGTAACGTTTCTGATGTTGTCTCCCTTTCGTAATGGGTAGAGGTTATTAGCTTTGACTATTTCCGATACAATAGATTTTAGGCAAGCCGGCTTAAGATTTTTTTTGTGATTTTATACATGAGAACAAGTTTATGTTTTCGGCGTCTAGTATCTAATGTTTATCACCCAACATATTTGTAGAGCTCAGTAATCGCGACAAGTTTGGTATAACCCGATAAAATTCGTGTTgcttgtatttgatttttttttctaagtcGTCTTTTTCAAAATTACAGCAATTATCAAAAACTACGTCGGAAATATCAATTATTGGTCTTATAAACGAACAATATATAATGGCTAATGCTTTCCGATCGAGAGTATGTTTGAGGCGGCGCATGATATTTATTCGTTTCCAGGATTTGTCCTTAATGTATGCTATATGTTCGTGCCATGAGCCGTCATTCGCTATAAATATTCCTAAATGTTTATGAACGTTGACTTCTGAAATGGGTGTGTTTTGCATACTCAAAATTAGGTGGTTTGGTTTATTTTGTTTTCGGGAAATAAATGGTTTGCAAATAGTTTAACAATAAAAACGAATAATAATAGGCGATGTATGCTTTTTCTGCTTTGCATGACTTCATGCCTAGTGTGACCAAATCAAATGCAATTAAATTTATTCTAAGGCTTTTAGAAATAACATATAATGAATCAAATTCTGTAAGTTCAACTGCTGTTTTtttatatgtacatttatttattacTATTACACCGTTCAAATTAGTATTTTTCGATTATCGGGATGACTTAGATTTTAAAAGTGTTAATTATCTCTTTATGGATGACTATAATCCAAAATTACCCTTGTAGGGCGTATATTTCCAGATTAGTTCAATATCAAAAGGCATGTTTCATGAAgtaataattacaacttctgtcacatttatatgaatgctgcattctgattggataatttgttcacgtggccggtttttcattttccgatgaacccacttcgtatgaAAATTTAagcatgaatattcatggcgctaatttctggtcataaacaagttacCAAAATGAAGTTATGTTTAGCGCGAAACTATatggcgttgttttttattggtaaatagcgaaatgacgttatattttttgcgcAAACTTCAACGTTATacccgtttgacggagatgaaaccgaaactgaaaatagattcatgaGCTAGCTTACAAAagacttttatgacccttaccacgatagaatttcagctttaagatcattttgtgttgtaattttaagaatttaatagcattttttctgcattttatcgGTGTATGAATTCTAAggaaaaatacacctaatttatgcaAAGTAGGCTTACTTTTccagacagttcatacaccgatgaaatgtaGAAATATTATATTCAATTCTTTAATGACTTGAACAAATGCAACGTTTCTTTaagtaatacattatttatataatgATACCAATAACATGAACTACTCAAACGATTTACAacgtttttttctaaatttaattgtttgatttcgatgaaTAAAGTTTCCTTGAAATCCTTACTGGTGAACGGAATTTCTCATTCATCATTTTATATTGACGTTTTTAAACGGTAACGTGTATTCATTCAAATTTGGATGCTGGAAACGTTGTTTATACATTGAATCGGTCCTATGTATCCAAATAATAAAACTCGCCTTctcataataataattgtttatttgttttgatcTCCAATTTGATTATTAGTCAGTACTGTATCTATTTAAGGAAGGTAGCTGTTTGCTTCAACAGCgtaaatatatatcatattattagtattattacttAAACATGTACGTTGTGTTCtgctaaaaaatataatttcatgcaTATCATTTTATTAGTGTTTTTACAACCATATCCGTTATGAAAATAGTGTCGTCTGCTAGTAGATTTTAAATATGTATCTGTGTTGTGATTAATCCGTTGTTATGTATCTGTTTGTTGTGAATATTCTTTTTTATTGCttttgcatttgaataattaaccTGTATGGTTAACTTTAATATACATGTTAATAAAAACTCGTATGTAAGTCGTTAATTTTGGCTAAGTGTGAAGTTTGACGCATCATTTACCCGGCTCTAGTCCCCAATACTTTACAGCGACCCTTACAAGGCTGTTACCCCAGCTTTAATCATGTGGATGTTTTATATGCTTGCTATTATTTGTTAACTACTTGAAATGCTTAATTGGATATCACTCCTGTTTTTCAGATCGTCTTTACTGAATGCCAAACAGTGATTAAACGGGCGGATGAACAACTTTTTGAAAGCATATTCAGTCATGAAAAACATATTTCCGAAGCGGTATGCATGAACACAGTTTGAATAATGTGTATATCTATGTAAAAGCATTGTCGTTATTACctggaaaaataatattttaaagtatgCTAAATAATTAATGCACACTCGATGTATTATTTCAGTTATTGAGGGAGATTCGATTTGCAAGAGCGACCAATGGAGCAAATACGGCAACAAGACAAAGCCAGGCGCAGGTCTGAGAATACTATTGTCTTTAAAATCAACAGCTATGAAATAAAAGgtgtagtaaaatataaaaatgaacacttatttaaatattcatgttgtgtttttttatagaaaatattgGATCGCATCGAGTGGCCAGAGAATATAAAAACGATTATATCCGAATGTCCAAAGACTTGTATTCAAACATTTTTGACAGAGCTTGTCGATGTCTGCTGGTTGATGGTGACCTCCAATCCACCGTTGATCCTAAATTTTGACGTCAAAGGAAAGGAATATTCGGCTAATGTCAGGGAAAGATTTGTTCAAATTGCAACGACGGACGTAATTTCTGACAGCCAATGTTTGCCTGGACATGTTTTGTTAGTTGCATGGCCGTCAGTCGAGCTGGAGGATAATAGCAATTATCTCAAAAAGGGAGAAGTTGTTGTTATgccaaacaaaacacaaacataaatgaAAAGATACCATTTAATTGATCATACATGATAGTTATACTGTTGTAAATGCATACAATCTAGATGATTGTTTGTGAACGCTGTGAAAAATAAACGACCAGTGTCTTATCAAAGATCTTAAACAAATTACACTTTGACAAAATTGACTGCAATTTATTGACAATACTCGTACATTTACAATCAATGTGTATTGCTAATCATCCTTTAAAACTGAATTTTGAAGTGAAAAAGATATATTACAATTTTGTCGTCATTCGATTTGTTGAATATACCAACGCTGAGAACATGAATTTTCCTGATGGAAAACGCGGTTTAGTTCATCTGATTGCTTGGCTTTCTTTGGAGCTCGACAACACCagttgatttaaaaataaaagcctTAGCCTTCTTCTGCGCCTTCATCGATTTTTCTCAGGCGCTCGATAAAGTTTGGAGAGCTGGTCTCTGGCACAAAATACTTGGCACACAAATTAATGGTAACTTTTTTCGAGTCCTTTTaaacatgtacagaaacataacATCATGCATTTCCTTTAATGGAGAATGCTCCCAGTACTTCTTGTCATAAATAGGTGTCAGACAAGGCGAAAATCTATCCCCAGTCCTATTCTCACTTTTCTTAAATGACCTTCACTCATACCTGCATATAAATGGATCCGTTGGGGTTGAACTTATCAACCCAGATACTGCAATATCGTGGTTTAAGCTTCTGGTCCTGTTGTATGCAGATGACACCGTCATTGTCGCGAATAGTGCATCTGACCTGCAAAACAGTCTCAAcacatttcataattattgcaaaaactgGTACCTCaatgtaaatattgcaaaaacaaaaGTTGTAATGTTCGGTGCAAGAcaaacaagaaactttaattttaaatgtggCAATAATCAACTTGAAATTACAAGCACTTATCATTATCTTGGCGTTACATTCTCAAGTAATGGTTCTTTTTTAAACGCGCGCAAACATGTTAAAGAACAAGCCTCAAAAGCCATGCACCTACTCTGGAAtcgtgttaacaatgcaaatctACCCATTGACCTAGCTATTAAACTTTTTGATCATACTGTCCTACCTATACTTACTTATGGCTCAGAAATATTTGGATATGAAAACCTAGAAATATTGGAACAAGTTCACAAAGATTTTACGAGAAAAATAACTAAAGCCCGTCGATCCACACCAATCAACTTTCTATATGGTGAACTAGGTCGCTACCCTTTAAGCATTAATGTAAACACAAAAATGATCTCTTTCTGGAATAGACTCATCACAGGCAAAGAAAGCAAAATATCTCttcttatttataaatacatgcttTCACAACCAAATCTAAACTTCAAATGGATACATAAGATAAAAGAAATCCTAACATCTGTTGGAAGACCAGACATCTGgcaaaaccaaacacaaattacacaaaacaacatcCACATACAAATCAAACAAACACTTATTGATTAATTTAAGCAATCGTGGAATGCTGAATTACAAATAAGCAACAAAGGGCGCATATACAGCAGTTTTAAAAGAAACCATGAGTTTGAGCCATACCTGATCAAAATTCACCCGGATGAGTCCCAAAATATCTTCAAATTCCGTACTGCCAATCACTTTCTTCCTGTAGAAACAGGCCGCTATGAAGGCACGCCATTCCATGCACGCCTTTGCAACCTATGTCACACAAACGAAATAGCTAatgaaaaa from Dreissena polymorpha isolate Duluth1 chromosome 1, UMN_Dpol_1.0, whole genome shotgun sequence carries:
- the LOC127860505 gene encoding uncharacterized protein LOC127860505 isoform X2 is translated as MNFFGSCKSCKQLEGTIRDTQALLNEVMNSTVEKEELVRKQGQKLNQLMSEIMNKSGSLENTNNEITNTKLAAKFDSKVKQGWIEICEDLEGDFSEIELLTIMSRVCEIVFTECQTVIKRADEQLFESIFSHEKHISEALLREIRFARATNGANTATRQSQAQKILDRIEWPENIKTIISECPKTCIQTFLTELVDVCWLMVTSNPPLILNFDVKGKEYSANVRERFVQIATTDVISDSQCLPGHVLLVAWPSVELEDNSNYLKKGEVVVMPNKTQT
- the LOC127860505 gene encoding uncharacterized protein LOC127860505 isoform X1; this encodes MYDALSGYRLNHGIINMNFFGSCKSCKQLEGTIRDTQALLNEVMNSTVEKEELVRKQGQKLNQLMSEIMNKSGSLENTNNEITNTKLAAKFDSKVKQGWIEICEDLEGDFSEIELLTIMSRVCEIVFTECQTVIKRADEQLFESIFSHEKHISEALLREIRFARATNGANTATRQSQAQKILDRIEWPENIKTIISECPKTCIQTFLTELVDVCWLMVTSNPPLILNFDVKGKEYSANVRERFVQIATTDVISDSQCLPGHVLLVAWPSVELEDNSNYLKKGEVVVMPNKTQT